A segment of the Acidimicrobiales bacterium genome:
ACCTGGGGTGCAACCGTGCGGAGTCTCGTGTACGTGTGGCGCTCAGGGGTGGGAGTGACCAGCGACGGAGCCCTCGTCTACGCGGCCGGTCCGGGGTTGGACGTGCCCTCGCTGGCATCGCTCCTGGCCCGGGCCGGGGCGGTCCGCGCCATGGAGCTCGACATCAACTACGACTGGGTGAACTTCGCCGCCTACATGCCGGCGGATCCGTCGGGCCCGGCCAACGCCGCCAACGGCAGCACTCTGCTGGCGGGCATGCACGGCGGCCCGGGGCGGTACTTCGTGCCGTGGTGGGACCGCGACTTCGTCGCCTTGTTCTCCACCGCGGCCACGACTCCCGGTTCGCCGCACGGCCGAGGACGCTGACCGGGGAAGTCACCCGTTCCCGCCTGTGGACGGTTCGAGACTCAGGGACGCCTGTCGACCGCGGTCAGGCCCTCGGCCAGGTCCCGAATGGACACGATGCCCACCAGCTCCCCGTCGTCGAGGACCGGCAGGTGCCGGATGCCCGCCGCGAGCATCGTGTCCATGGCGGTGTTGAGGGAGTCTCCCGGTGTGGCGTACCTCGGCTGGACCGTCATGGCCGCGCCGACCTCGGCGTGGTCCGGATCGGCGCCACCCGCCAGGGCCCGCACGACGTCGCGCTCGGAGAGGATGCCGGTCACCTCGGCCCCGTCCATGATCACGGCCGTCCCGACCGAGGCCTCGTGGAGGGCCTGGGCGGCCCCTCGCAGCGTTGCGCCGC
Coding sequences within it:
- a CDS encoding CBS domain-containing protein; amino-acid sequence: MRTRVVAVDRGATLRGAAQALHEASVGTAVIMDGAEVTGILSERDVVRALAGGADPDHAEVGAAMTVQPRYATPGDSLNTAMDTMLAAGIRHLPVLDDGELVGIVSIRDLAEGLTAVDRRP